Proteins found in one Sporosarcina sp. FSL K6-3457 genomic segment:
- a CDS encoding NADPH-dependent FMN reductase has product MKIVALVGSLRKGSFNMQLVKTIEQRYSHLFELEIADIGILPHYNEDDEKNPAEVVKQFKQQIAEADAVIISTPEFNWSVPGVLQNALDWTSRVERPLVGKPVLPMGASQGVLGTVRAQLHLRQVLMSMGVNAKIMPPAGNEIFIGAAGQKFTDGELTDEATLAFVDAVIDKFVAFAKEQ; this is encoded by the coding sequence ATGAAAATTGTAGCGCTTGTGGGAAGTTTACGAAAAGGTTCATTCAATATGCAACTGGTGAAGACGATTGAACAGAGATATAGTCATCTGTTCGAGCTAGAAATTGCGGATATCGGCATTTTGCCACATTATAATGAGGATGATGAAAAGAACCCTGCTGAAGTAGTGAAGCAATTTAAACAGCAGATTGCAGAGGCGGATGCTGTCATTATCAGTACGCCTGAATTTAACTGGTCTGTGCCAGGAGTGCTGCAAAATGCATTGGATTGGACTTCAAGAGTGGAGCGTCCGCTTGTTGGCAAGCCTGTTTTACCGATGGGTGCATCTCAAGGGGTGCTTGGTACTGTAAGAGCACAATTACATTTGCGCCAAGTGCTGATGAGCATGGGCGTCAATGCAAAAATTATGCCGCCTGCGGGCAATGAGATCTTTATCGGAGCGGCGGGGCAAAAGTTTACCGATGGTGAGCTGACTGATGAGGCTACACTGGCATTTGTAGATGCCGTTATTGACAAGTTTGTTGCTTTTGCTAAAGAACAGTAA